In Prunus dulcis chromosome 1, ALMONDv2, whole genome shotgun sequence, the following are encoded in one genomic region:
- the LOC117618393 gene encoding gibberellin 2-beta-dioxygenase 2-like, producing MVAASPNPIHNEKIEAIELPVIDLSAERSQVRNLIVKACEDYGFFKVINHGVPQDIVAKLEEQSLSFFAKTMAEKQRAGPAIPLGYGCKTIGFNGDMGEVEYLLFNTNPISVAQRSKTISNEPTKFSSAVSGYIEAMKDLACEILDLIGEGLWVPDTSVFSRMIRDVENDSFFRLNHYPHHLNKDCNNNINSSCSSKVGFGAHNDPQILTLLRSNDVGGLQISPQDGLWVPAPSDPTAFWVNVGDLLQAMTNGRFVSVRHRALNNSSNSKSRMSMAYFATPPLNACINALPEMVTPEKPRLYKPFTWGEYKNTLYSLRLGDTRLNLFRASTSDELAS from the exons ATGGTGGCAGCCTCTCCAAACCCAATTCACAATGAAAAGATCGAGGCCATTGAACTCCCCGTCATCGACCTTTCGGCCGAGAGGTCCCAAGTGAGGAATCTCATTGTCAAAGCTTGTGAGGACTACGGTTTCTTCAAAGTCATCAACCACGGCGTCCCTCAAGACATTGTAGCCAAACTGGAGGAGCAAAGCCTCAGCTTCTTTGCCAAAACAATGGCCGAGAAGCAAAGAGCCGGGCCAGCCATTCCCCTCGGTTATGGCTGCAAGACCATAGGCTTCAATGGTGATATGGGAGAGGTTGAATACCTTTTGTTCAACACAAACCCAATCTCCGTTGCTCAAAGATCCAAAACAATCTCAAATGAGCCTACCAAATTCAG CTCTGCGGTGAGTGGGTATATTGAAGCAATGAAGGATTTGGCATGTGAGATTCTGGATTTGATTGGTGAGGGATTGTGGGTCCCAGACACATCAGTGTTCAGTAGGATGATCAGGGACGTCGAAAATGACTCCTTTTTCAGGCTCAATCACTACCCACATCATCTAAACAAGGACTGCAACAACAACATCAACAGTAGCTGCAGCAGCAAGGTTGGGTTTGGGGCGCATAATGACCCTCAGATCCTGACTCTCCTCAGATCCAACGACGTGGGTGGCCTCCAAATCTCTCCACAAGATGGGCTGTGGGTCCCTGCTCCTTCTGACCCCACTGCATTTTGGGTTAATGTGGGTGACCTGTTGCAG GCCATGACAAATGGAAGATTTGTGAGCGTGAGGCACAGAGCTTTAAACAACTCCTCCAACTCCAAGTCAAGAATGTCCATGGCATATTTTGCAACTCCACCCCTAAATGCATGCATCAATGCTCTTCCCGAAATGGTCACACCAGAGAAGCCTCGTCTCTACAAACCCTTCACTTGGGGTGAGTACAAGAACACTCTTTACTCTCTCCGCCTCGGCGACACTCGGCTTAATCTCTTCAGAGCCTCGACAAGCGATGAACTTGCTTCGTAA
- the LOC117618183 gene encoding beta-glucosidase-like SFR2, chloroplastic isoform X1 codes for MAVVALFVSATKLAGLLVTVTVAANAFSFSRFWKKNLRPFQSPINESDETLADFNLGEGENEFFFGLATAPAHVEDRLNDAWLQFAEEDPDDKSESQGELQTTDAITGSASGDGGSQPVSLSGKATKTDTKRKPLKIAMEAMIRGYEKYIEGDGGEEEVVEKPVPDEDCHHNVAAWHNVLHPEERLRFWSDPDTELKLAKDTGISVFRMGIDWSRIMPKEPLSGLKESVNYAALERYKWIINRVHSYGMKVMLTLFHHSLPPWAGEYGGWKMEKTVDYFMDFTKLVADSVSDMIDYWVTFNEPHVFCMLTYCAGAWPGGHPDMLEVATSALPTGVFQQAMHWMAIAHTKAYEYIHEQSSSSKPVVGVAHHVSFMRPYGLFDVAAVSLANSLTLYSYVDSISDKLDFIGINYYGQEVVCGAGLKQVETDEYGESGRGVYPDGLYRVLLQFHERYKHLNVPFMITENGVADETDLIRRPYLLEHLLAVYAAKIMGVPVLGYLFWTISDNWEWADGYGPKFGLVAVDRANSLARIPRPSYHLFTKVATTGKITQDDREGAWNELHKAARAQKTRPFYRQVNRQGLMYAGGLDEPIQRPFVQRDWRFGHYEMEGLQDPLSRFSRFILRPFSLIRKPNKHNSFSSKSKTKNPAAMEEYLL; via the exons ATGGCGGTTGTAGCTCTGTTCGTGTCGGCGACGAAGCTCGCCGGACTGCTGGTTACGGTCACAGTTGCCGCCAatgctttctctttctcacGTTTCTGGAAGAAGAATCTGCGGCCGTTCCAATCGCCGATCAATGAGTCCGACGAGACTCTTGCGGACTTCAATCTCGGCG AAGGGGAAAATGAGTTTTTCTTCGGGTTGGCAACAGCTCCAGCACACGTTGAAGACAGGCTAAATGATGCTTGGCTCCAGTTTGCAGAAGAAGATCCTGATGACAAATCAGAGTCACAGGGGGAACTGCAAACCACAGATGCTATAACGGGTTCTGCTAGTGGTGATGGTGGATCTCAGCCAGTTTCCTTATCAGGAAAAGCTACGAAAACAGATACAAAAAGGAAGCCTCTTAAGATAGCTATGGAAGCCATGATTAGAGGGTATGAAAAGTATATTGAAGGAGacggaggagaagaagaagtggTAGAAAAACCTGTCCCAGACGAAGATTGCCATCATAATGTAGCTGCATGGCACAACGTTCTGCACCC AGAAGAGAGGCTAAGGTTTTGGTCTGATCCTGATACAGAACTAAAACTGGCTAAAGATACTGGCATCAGTGTCTTCCGAATGGGAATAGATTGGTCGCGAATTATGCCAAAAGAGCCGCTCAGTGGGTTAAAGGAAAGT GTTAATTATGCAGCATTGGAGCGATATAAGTGGATCATCAACAGGGTTCATTCATATGGAATGAAGGTGATGTTGACTCTGTTCCATCACTCATTGCCACCTTGGGCTGGCGAGTATGGAGGgtggaaaatggaaaaaacGGTTGATTATTTCATGGACTTTACAAA GCTTGTCGCTGACAGTGTATCAGATATGATAGACTATTGGGTAACATTTAATGAGCCTCATGTCTTCTGCATGCTTACTTATTGTGCGGGTGCTTGGCCTGGTGGTCATCCTGACATGCTGGAGGTTGCCACTTCTGCTCTACCAACTGGTGTTTTCCAACAGGCCATGCATTGGATGGCCATTGCACACACAAAGGCCTATGAATATATCCATGAACAAAG TTCCTCATCAAAACCAGTAGTTGGAGTGGCTCACCATGTCTCATTTATGCGACCTTATGGTCTCTTTGATGTTGCTGCTGTTTCACTGGCTAACTCGTTGACTCTGTACTCATATGTGGATAGTATTTCTGACAAGCTGGATTTTATAGGCATAAACTACTATGGACAG GAAGTGGTGTGCGGTGCTGGACTGAAGCAAGTAGAGACTGATGAGTATGGTGAATCTGGACGTGGGGTATATCCAGATGGCTTGTACCGCGTGCTGCTTCAGTTCCATGAAAGATATAAGCATCTAAATGTACCCTTCATGATTACTGAAAATGGGGTAGCCGATGAGACCGATTTGATCCGTCGGCCATATCTGCTAGAGCATTTGCTCGCTGTTTATGCAGCCAAGATCATG GGTGTACCTGTGCTTGGGTACCTGTTTTGGACTATTTCTGATAACTGGGAGTGGGCAGATGGGTATGGTCCCAAGTTTGGACTTGTAGCAGTTGATCGTGCCAATAGTCTTGCCCGGATTCCACGTCCTTCATACCATCTATTTACTAAG GTGGCGACAACGGGTAAAATTACACAGGATGACCGTGAAGGTGCGTGGAATGAGCTCCATAAAGCTGCTAGAGCACAAAAAACACGACCATTTTATCGGCAAGTTAATAGACAGGGTCTGATGTACGCAG gaggCCTCGATGAACCGATACAGCGACCCTTTGTTCAAAGAGATTGGCGATTTGGTCACTATGAGATGGAAGGTCTTCAGGACCCCTTAAGTCGCTTCTCCAGATTCATTCTCCGGCCCTTCTCCCTCATAAGGAAACCTAACAAACACAACTCGTTTTCCAGTAAGTCGAAAACTAAGAACCCTGCTGCAATGGAGGAGTATCTTTTGTGA
- the LOC117618183 gene encoding beta-glucosidase-like SFR2, chloroplastic isoform X2: MAVVALFVSATKLAGLLVTVTVAANAFSFSRFWKKNLRPFQSPINESDETLADFNLGEGENEFFFGLATAPAHVEDRLNDAWLQFAEEDPDDKSESQGELQTTDAITGSASGDGGSQPVSLSGKATKTDTKRKPLKIAMEAMIRGYEKYIEGDGGEEEVVEKPVPDEDCHHNVAAWHNVLHPEERLRFWSDPDTELKLAKDTGISVFRMGIDWSRIMPKEPLSGLKESVNYAALERYKWIINRVHSYGMKVMLTLFHHSLPPWAGEYGGWKMEKTVDYFMDFTKLVADSVSDMIDYWVTFNEPHVFCMLTYCAGAWPGGHPDMLEVATSALPTGVFQQAMHWMAIAHTKAYEYIHEQSSSSKPVVGVAHHVSFMRPYGLFDVAAVSLANSLTLYSYVDSISDKLDFIGINYYGQEVVCGAGLKQVETDEYGESGRGVYPDGLYRVLLQFHERYKHLNVPFMITENGVADETDLIRRPYLLEHLLAVYAAKIMGVPVLGYLFWTISDNWEWADGYGPKFGLVAVDRANSLARIPRPSYHLFTKVATTGKITQDDREGAWNELHKAARAQKTRPFYRQVNRQGLMYAGTIGSRFYEKFFPRFF, from the exons ATGGCGGTTGTAGCTCTGTTCGTGTCGGCGACGAAGCTCGCCGGACTGCTGGTTACGGTCACAGTTGCCGCCAatgctttctctttctcacGTTTCTGGAAGAAGAATCTGCGGCCGTTCCAATCGCCGATCAATGAGTCCGACGAGACTCTTGCGGACTTCAATCTCGGCG AAGGGGAAAATGAGTTTTTCTTCGGGTTGGCAACAGCTCCAGCACACGTTGAAGACAGGCTAAATGATGCTTGGCTCCAGTTTGCAGAAGAAGATCCTGATGACAAATCAGAGTCACAGGGGGAACTGCAAACCACAGATGCTATAACGGGTTCTGCTAGTGGTGATGGTGGATCTCAGCCAGTTTCCTTATCAGGAAAAGCTACGAAAACAGATACAAAAAGGAAGCCTCTTAAGATAGCTATGGAAGCCATGATTAGAGGGTATGAAAAGTATATTGAAGGAGacggaggagaagaagaagtggTAGAAAAACCTGTCCCAGACGAAGATTGCCATCATAATGTAGCTGCATGGCACAACGTTCTGCACCC AGAAGAGAGGCTAAGGTTTTGGTCTGATCCTGATACAGAACTAAAACTGGCTAAAGATACTGGCATCAGTGTCTTCCGAATGGGAATAGATTGGTCGCGAATTATGCCAAAAGAGCCGCTCAGTGGGTTAAAGGAAAGT GTTAATTATGCAGCATTGGAGCGATATAAGTGGATCATCAACAGGGTTCATTCATATGGAATGAAGGTGATGTTGACTCTGTTCCATCACTCATTGCCACCTTGGGCTGGCGAGTATGGAGGgtggaaaatggaaaaaacGGTTGATTATTTCATGGACTTTACAAA GCTTGTCGCTGACAGTGTATCAGATATGATAGACTATTGGGTAACATTTAATGAGCCTCATGTCTTCTGCATGCTTACTTATTGTGCGGGTGCTTGGCCTGGTGGTCATCCTGACATGCTGGAGGTTGCCACTTCTGCTCTACCAACTGGTGTTTTCCAACAGGCCATGCATTGGATGGCCATTGCACACACAAAGGCCTATGAATATATCCATGAACAAAG TTCCTCATCAAAACCAGTAGTTGGAGTGGCTCACCATGTCTCATTTATGCGACCTTATGGTCTCTTTGATGTTGCTGCTGTTTCACTGGCTAACTCGTTGACTCTGTACTCATATGTGGATAGTATTTCTGACAAGCTGGATTTTATAGGCATAAACTACTATGGACAG GAAGTGGTGTGCGGTGCTGGACTGAAGCAAGTAGAGACTGATGAGTATGGTGAATCTGGACGTGGGGTATATCCAGATGGCTTGTACCGCGTGCTGCTTCAGTTCCATGAAAGATATAAGCATCTAAATGTACCCTTCATGATTACTGAAAATGGGGTAGCCGATGAGACCGATTTGATCCGTCGGCCATATCTGCTAGAGCATTTGCTCGCTGTTTATGCAGCCAAGATCATG GGTGTACCTGTGCTTGGGTACCTGTTTTGGACTATTTCTGATAACTGGGAGTGGGCAGATGGGTATGGTCCCAAGTTTGGACTTGTAGCAGTTGATCGTGCCAATAGTCTTGCCCGGATTCCACGTCCTTCATACCATCTATTTACTAAG GTGGCGACAACGGGTAAAATTACACAGGATGACCGTGAAGGTGCGTGGAATGAGCTCCATAAAGCTGCTAGAGCACAAAAAACACGACCATTTTATCGGCAAGTTAATAGACAGGGTCTGATGTACGCAG GTACCATTGGAAGCCGGTTTTACGAAAAGTTTTTCCCTAGGTTCTTCTAA
- the LOC117618183 gene encoding beta-glucosidase-like SFR2, chloroplastic isoform X3, whose translation MAVVALFVSATKLAGLLVTVTVAANAFSFSRFWKKNLRPFQSPINESDETLADFNLGEGENEFFFGLATAPAHVEDRLNDAWLQFAEEDPDDKSESQGELQTTDAITGSASGDGGSQPVSLSGKATKTDTKRKPLKIAMEAMIRGYEKYIEGDGGEEEVVEKPVPDEDCHHNVAAWHNVLHPEERLRFWSDPDTELKLAKDTGISVFRMGIDWSRIMPKEPLSGLKESVNYAALERYKWIINRVHSYGMKVMLTLFHHSLPPWAGEYGGWKMEKTVDYFMDFTKLVADSVSDMIDYWVTFNEPHVFCMLTYCAGAWPGGHPDMLEVATSALPTGVFQQAMHWMAIAHTKAYEYIHEQSSSSKPVVGVAHHVSFMRPYGLFDVAAVSLANSLTLYSYVDSISDKLDFIGINYYGQEVVCGAGLKQVETDEYGESGRGVYPDGLYRVLLQFHERYKHLNVPFMITENGVADETDLIRRPYLLEHLLAVYAAKIMGVPVLGYLFWTISDNWEWADGYGPKFGLVAVDRANSLARIPRPSYHLFTKVATTGKITQDDREGAWNELHKAARAQKTRPFYRQVNRQGLMYAEHLGGNI comes from the exons ATGGCGGTTGTAGCTCTGTTCGTGTCGGCGACGAAGCTCGCCGGACTGCTGGTTACGGTCACAGTTGCCGCCAatgctttctctttctcacGTTTCTGGAAGAAGAATCTGCGGCCGTTCCAATCGCCGATCAATGAGTCCGACGAGACTCTTGCGGACTTCAATCTCGGCG AAGGGGAAAATGAGTTTTTCTTCGGGTTGGCAACAGCTCCAGCACACGTTGAAGACAGGCTAAATGATGCTTGGCTCCAGTTTGCAGAAGAAGATCCTGATGACAAATCAGAGTCACAGGGGGAACTGCAAACCACAGATGCTATAACGGGTTCTGCTAGTGGTGATGGTGGATCTCAGCCAGTTTCCTTATCAGGAAAAGCTACGAAAACAGATACAAAAAGGAAGCCTCTTAAGATAGCTATGGAAGCCATGATTAGAGGGTATGAAAAGTATATTGAAGGAGacggaggagaagaagaagtggTAGAAAAACCTGTCCCAGACGAAGATTGCCATCATAATGTAGCTGCATGGCACAACGTTCTGCACCC AGAAGAGAGGCTAAGGTTTTGGTCTGATCCTGATACAGAACTAAAACTGGCTAAAGATACTGGCATCAGTGTCTTCCGAATGGGAATAGATTGGTCGCGAATTATGCCAAAAGAGCCGCTCAGTGGGTTAAAGGAAAGT GTTAATTATGCAGCATTGGAGCGATATAAGTGGATCATCAACAGGGTTCATTCATATGGAATGAAGGTGATGTTGACTCTGTTCCATCACTCATTGCCACCTTGGGCTGGCGAGTATGGAGGgtggaaaatggaaaaaacGGTTGATTATTTCATGGACTTTACAAA GCTTGTCGCTGACAGTGTATCAGATATGATAGACTATTGGGTAACATTTAATGAGCCTCATGTCTTCTGCATGCTTACTTATTGTGCGGGTGCTTGGCCTGGTGGTCATCCTGACATGCTGGAGGTTGCCACTTCTGCTCTACCAACTGGTGTTTTCCAACAGGCCATGCATTGGATGGCCATTGCACACACAAAGGCCTATGAATATATCCATGAACAAAG TTCCTCATCAAAACCAGTAGTTGGAGTGGCTCACCATGTCTCATTTATGCGACCTTATGGTCTCTTTGATGTTGCTGCTGTTTCACTGGCTAACTCGTTGACTCTGTACTCATATGTGGATAGTATTTCTGACAAGCTGGATTTTATAGGCATAAACTACTATGGACAG GAAGTGGTGTGCGGTGCTGGACTGAAGCAAGTAGAGACTGATGAGTATGGTGAATCTGGACGTGGGGTATATCCAGATGGCTTGTACCGCGTGCTGCTTCAGTTCCATGAAAGATATAAGCATCTAAATGTACCCTTCATGATTACTGAAAATGGGGTAGCCGATGAGACCGATTTGATCCGTCGGCCATATCTGCTAGAGCATTTGCTCGCTGTTTATGCAGCCAAGATCATG GGTGTACCTGTGCTTGGGTACCTGTTTTGGACTATTTCTGATAACTGGGAGTGGGCAGATGGGTATGGTCCCAAGTTTGGACTTGTAGCAGTTGATCGTGCCAATAGTCTTGCCCGGATTCCACGTCCTTCATACCATCTATTTACTAAG GTGGCGACAACGGGTAAAATTACACAGGATGACCGTGAAGGTGCGTGGAATGAGCTCCATAAAGCTGCTAGAGCACAAAAAACACGACCATTTTATCGGCAAGTTAATAGACAGGGTCTGATGTACGCAG AACATCTTGGGGGCAATATCTGA